GTCCAAACTCGAACCACGAGAAACTGCAGATGGATCCAAATGTTTCTCAGATGTGCTGCTTTCAAGCTTGCTGACAGCAGATTCAACATCTTCACGCGTTTTTTCTTTCGAGAGATAAGCTTCGACAGTCGCAATCAAGCTATTGAAGCTCTCATCGCTAATGGCTCCGTTATTTCCTCCATTGTAGTCAGAAGCGCTATTACCTGCAATCAATGGACGAAGACCAGCCCAGCTGCTTTCGATATCATCAATGGTAATGTTTGCTTCTGGGAAGCGGTTGTTGACAATACCAAGTAGATAATCTACATCTTCCTGAGTCACTTTTGGATGTTCCAAATCGCCTGTGTAGTCTGTATCCGTTGTACCAAAGTAAGTCTTGTTTTCACGTGGGAGAACAAAGACCATACGCCCGTCTCCCAAACCTGTGTCAAAGTAAACCGGCTGTGAAACCTTGATCTTGCTTGAATCCACTACCAAGTGAACTCCCTTAGTTGGTCTCATTTGTGAGAATTGCGTACCCTTATTAGACAAATTACGAACCTTGTCGCTCCAAGGACCTGTCGTGTTGATAGCCAGACGAGCCTTAATTTCAAAGACTTGGTCTGTCAACAAATCACGAGCTACAACACCTGTAATCTTGCCGCTTTCGTCAAAGAGGAAGCCTTCTGCCTTAACGTGGTTGGCAATGAGGGCACCGTCTTGGTTGGCACGTTTGATGTTTTCAATTACGAGACGCGCATCGTTGTTACGGAAGTCAAGGTAAACTCCACCTCCTACCAAACCTTCTTTCTTCAAGTTTGGTTGACGTTCCAAGACTTGATCCTTGCTCAAGACCTTGTTAGCAGCTGGCGTATTGCTAACACCTGCCAAAAGGTCGTACAAGTCCATGGCTACTTTGAGACGGAAGAGGCTAAAGGTCGCTCCATCCTCATCGTAAACTGGCAAGAGCATTGGGTCTGGTTTTGGAATGTGTGGGGCGATTTGTTGAACCACCGCACGCTCAGAAACTGTATCTGAGACCACCTCCACGTCAAATTGCTTGAGGTAACGCAGACCTCCGTGGACCAATTTTGTTGAACGGCTAGATGTTCCTTCTGCGAAGTCCTGCATTTCAATCAATCCAGTGTCAAGACCACTAGCGGCCGCCTGCAAGGCTACACCAGCTCCTGTTATCCCTCCACCAATAATCAAGAGGTCTAGGGTACGTTCCTGCATTTTTTTAATTGATAATTCACGTGTTTTCTTTGAAAATTCCATATTTACACACTTTCTAACTGTGTCGCTTTATTCTTCCAGCATTATACTCTTCGAAAATCTCTTCAAACCACGTCAGCGTCGCCTTACCGAATGTATGGTTACTGACTTCGTCAGTCTTATCTATAACCTCAAAGCAGTGCTTTGAGCAACCTGCGGCGAGCTTCCTAGTTTGCTCTTTGATTTTCATTGAGTATTAGTCATCGATTTCCGCAAAGACTTGCGTTGCTTTCACAGCCTTCTTCCAGCCCTTGTAGAGTTGTTCCTTGCGCGATTCGTTCATGGATGGCTCAAAGAGTTCTCCAGTCTCATTTAAGAGTTTCAACTCATCCAAGTCTTTCCAGTAGCCTACTGACAAACCAGCTAGGAAGGCTGCTCCTAGGGCAGTTGTTTCCAAGTTTTTGGCGCGTGCGATGTCGATTCCCAAGATGTCAGCTTGGAACTGCATGAGGAAGTTATTCATAGCTGCACCACCATCTACTTTCAAGACTTGGATAGCTGTCTGAGCATCCACTTGCATCGTATCAATGATGTCACGCACTTGATAAGCGATAGATTGCAAGGTTGCCTTGATAAAGTCTTCTTTGCTTGTTCCACGAGTTAAGCCAAAGACCGAACCACGAGCATTTTGGTTCCAGTATGGAGCCCCTAGACCTGTAAAGGCAGGTACGACATAAACTTCGTCATTGTTGTGAGAATTGAGAGCATATTTTTCAGACTCTGGTGAATTTTCAACCATGCGAAGTCCATCACGAAGCCACTGAATGGCACTTCCTGCGATGAAGATAGAACCCTCCAAAGCATAGTAAACCTTGCCGTTGATTCCATAACCAATCGTTGTCAAGAGGTTATTTTCAGACAACTGCATCTCTTCACCAGTGTTCATAATGATGAAAGAACCTGTTCCATAAGTATTTTTGACCATACCTGGTTCAAAAGCCAACTGACCGAAGAGGGCTGCCTGTTGGTCCCCAGCCATACCTGAGATTGGCACTTCTCCACCATAGAAATGGAATGGAGCAGTCTTTCCATAGATTTCAGAGTTAGAACGAACTTCTGGAAGCATGGCCTTAGGAATGTTAAGAATTTCCAAAATCTCATCATCCCATTTGAGTTCTTTAATGTTATAGAGCATGGTACGAGCCGCATTGGAGTAGTCGGTCACGTGAGCCGCACCATCAGTCAATTTCCAAACCAACCAAGTATCAATGGTACCAAAGAGCAATTCTCCTTTTTCAGCTCGCTCTTGAGCTCCTTCTACATGGTCCAAAATCCAACGAACCTTAGTCGCAGAGAAGTAAGCATCAATGATCAAACCAGTCTTTTCATGAAATTTTTCCACATAACCTTGGCTTTTCAGCTGTTCAGCCAGAGGAGCAGTCTGACGAGACTGCCAAACAATCGCGTTGTAGATAGGGAGCCCTGTTTTCTTATCCCAGACGACAGTTGTTTCACGCTGGTTGGTAATCCCGATGGCCTTGATTTGACTTGGTTTCACACCACTTTCGATGAAAGCACCCGCGATAACTGACTGAACAGAGTTCCAAATTTCATTGGCATTGTGTTCTACCCAACCTGCTTGAGGGAAAATCTGAGTGAACTCTTTTTGACTAGAGCTGACCTTTTCTCCTTTTTTGTTAAAAATGATGGCACGAGAACTGGTCGTTCCTTGGTCAATAGCCATGATGTATTTTTCTTGTGACATGTGCTGTCCTCCTGATAAAATCTTGAGGTGGTTCCTCTTTACAGTAACTAGTATATAAAATAAAGCGCTTTCTTGTTCATCAATTTTTTTAAAATTTTAAAAAAATGTGAGGAGATTGTGCGAATTTCACAAAAAAGACCTGAAAATTCAGGCCTTTTAAGCAAAGAGCATCTGACGAATCTTCGCCAAATCCTCCATATCCAAATCATTTTTTAAATAATAGACCAGAGTCTGTTCTTTCTTATGAATCGGGTTGTTGGTAATCAACAAATCATAATGTCGACTAGGATCATAGGCTTCTATGGTAATGAAACGATTGTATTCCAAATACCGTTTCAAAATGGCAGCCATCCTTGAAAAGACAAGAAAACCAGATGTCAAATCCAGACCAATCCTCATATGTTGGCCACCATTTTCTGCCATATACTCTATCAACTGGAGCCATTCCCAGAGAATTTTCTTATCCAGGTCGGTCCCCTGATGAAAGGCTGACAAGATATGAAAAATTCTCTCTGCAGTCCCTCTAAAATCATGTTCCATCAGCAAATAGGGATGGCGATTCTCTGTCTGGTATCTGTACTGATCTTGCAAGATATAGCCCTTGTATAGATAAACTTGACCACAGAGCTGGCTGAGTTCATAGGTGACATGGTCCTCTGTGTAGTCCCCCAGCAGCTCCTCCTTCTTCATTTCCTGGATCATTTGTGTTAGTAAAGCCGCAAGTTCTCCCCCAAATCCAAGAATATACTCCATAGTATGAAGTGGCAAAATGCGATGAGAAAGGAGGAAAGAGAAGAAAATCATCATCTCCCCATCCTCAGTTCCTAGAGGGATGTGTTGCCCAGCAAAAAAAGACGGAGCCTTTCGAAGCAAACGAAGATAGAAAATATTGTCAAAATACCCTCTCATTTTTTCTTCTATGACTTGAAACTGACAGGCATTGACCCGAAGACGCTGTTGACTGATATGAGCCCAGAGAACCAAGTCCAATTTCTGGCCCGAAGACAAGCTAGCACCGCAGATTTCTTCTAAGCTGGCAATCTCTTGTTTTCTCTCAGCTTTCTGCATGTGACCTTCCCACTCCCGACTGGACCAAACCTTGCGGAAAAGACAGAAATAGAAATAGCGAATCTGATGCTCCGGACCTCGCCAACGACCATTTTGAATAGATAAATCAAATTCTGACAAAATCTGATTTAAACTAGCCAAATGGCGACCAAGCGTGGCCTCGCTAATCATCAATTCTTGAGTCAACTGATGAGCTAGAAACTGTTGGTGATAGAGAAGGTAAACCAAAATTTGGTATTTAATGGCATTGTCTAAAAACAAGCTCCGAATCTCTCTCCCCTTGGTAGCTGCACCAATCGACAGACGCAGATTTTCATCTTCCAAGTGGATGGTCAGCTCTAAACCTCTTTCCAAGGCATTTTCGTTAATCAGAGAAATGTACTTGGTTAAGGTCGCCTTTGAAAAACCTGTTTCTTCCATAGCTTTCTTGACTGTTGTCTGCGAATCTTGTAATAGAAAGGAAAGGACTAAAAATTGACCAGATTCAGCTTTTTCCATCAAATCACCTAAATACATTTGTTACCCCTTTCATTTTCTCCTACAAGCATAGCATAAATCTTTCAAATGCTGAAATAATCTGTTTCTCATTTTATTTTAAGGCCGATTTTCTCGTCACTATTCCTCAGAAACAGCAAACACACGGCTCCCCCTTTGAGCATTTTTATGCTAAAATAGTAGCTATGGATAAAATTATTAAAACAATATCAGAAAGCGGAGCCTTTCGTGCTTTTGTCCTTGATAGCACGGAAACCGTCCGCACTGCTCAAGAAAAACATCAAACTCAAGCCAGTTCAACTGTTGCACTTGGCCGTACCCTTATCGCCAGCCAAATTCTCGCAGCCAATGAAAAAGGAAATACCAAGCTAACGGTTAAAGTTCTTGGAACGAGCTCTCTCGGTGCCATCATCACGGTCGCAGATACTAAGGGCAATGTCAAAGGCTACGTTCAAAATCCAGGTGTTGACATCAAAAAAACTGCAACTGGTGAAGTCCTTGTCGGACCTTTTGTCGGAAATGGTCAATTTCTCGTTATCACAGACTATGGCACTGGAAATCCTTACAACTCCATGACTCCTCTCATCTCTGGGGAAATCGGTGAAGACTTGGCATACTACCTGACTGAAAGCCAACAAACCCCTTCAGCAGTCGGCCTCAATGTTCTTTTGGATAAAGACGACAAGGTCGAAGTTGCCGGTGGTTTTCTTCTCCAAGTCTTGCCAGGAGCCAAGGAAGAAGAGATTGCTCGCTTTGAAAAACGCATCCAAGAAATGCCAGCTATCTCGACACTTCTTGAAAGCGACGACCATATCGAATCTCTCCTCAAAGCTATTTATGGTGACGAATCATACAAACGCCTATCTGAAGAAGAAATCCGTTTCCAATGTGACTGCAGCAAAGATCGCTTTTTAAACGCTCTTGCCAGCCTTCCAAACTCAGACCTTGAGGAAATGAAAGCGGAAGATCACGGGGCAGAAATCACTTGTCAATTCTGCCAAACAACTTATAACTTTGACGAAAACGACCTGGAGGAACTCATTCATGACAAATCTTAATACACCTTTTATGATTGGCAATGTTGAGATTCCCAATCGTACTGTTTTAGCACCCATGGCTGGAGTCACTAACTCAGCCTTTCGCACCATCGCAAAAGAGCTCGGAGCTGGACTCGTTGTCATGGAAATGGTCTCTGACAAGGGCATCCAATACAACAATGAAAAAACCCTTCACATGCTTCATATTGACGAAGGAGAAAATCCCGTGTCAATCCAACTTTTTGGTAGTGATGAAGACAGCCTCGCACGCGCAGCAGAATTCATCCAAGAAAACACCAAGACCGATATCGTCGATATCAACATGGGCTGCCCTGTTAACAAAATCGTGAAAAACGAAGCTGGCGCTATGTGGCTCAAGGACCCAGACAAGATCTACTCTATTATCAATAAGGTCCAATCTGTCCTTGATATCCCCCTCACTGTCAAAATGCGTACAGGCTGGGCTGACCCATCTCTGGCTGTAGAAAATGCCCTTGCTGCTGAAGCAGCAGGTGTTTCTGCCCTTGCCATGCACGGCCGTACCCGCGAACAAATGTACACAGGTCACGCAGACCTCGAGACCCTTCACAAGGTTGCTCAAGCTCTGACCAAGATTCCATTTATCGCCAATGGTGACATCCGTACGGTACAAGAAGCCAAACAGCGTATCGAAGAAGTCGGGGCTGACGCTGTCATGATTGGTCGCGCAGCCATGGGAAATCCCTACCTCTTCAATCAAATCAATCACTATTTTGAAACGGGAGAAATTCTCCCTGATTTGACTTTCGAGGACAAGATGAAAATCGCCTACGAACATTTGAAACGCTTGATTAACCTCAAAGGGGAAAACGTAGCCGTTCGTGAATTCCGTGGTCTCGCTCCTCACTATCTTCGGGGAACATCTGGTGCAGCCAAACTTCGCGGCGCCATTTCACAGGCCAGCACATTGGCAGAGATTGAAGAACTCTTGCAATTAGATAAAGTATAATACACAAAAAACCGTAACTCGCTTGGAGTTTACGGTTTTTTAGTTCCTAGGAAAACCTAGATACTATTATTGAATCAAGGCAACGCTCGAAACTTTACCATCCGCACCTGTTGTAATTTGGATGATTTTTCCTCCACCGATTTTGGCATTATACTTGCCATCATCAAGAGTGTAAGAGTAGCCTCTAATAGAGTAGTTTTCTTTCTTTCCATCTGCAGTTTCTACTGTAAATTGGCCCCCTGATGAAACCGTAATAGTTTCGCCATTCGCTCCCTTCCAGTTGCCTGCAGCTGCTGAGAAATCACCATCGACCATGGTTAAAACACCCTTGTAGCGTTTGTTGTGTTCTGCTTGCTTGTCTTGAAGTTTGCGGTCAGTTGTTGGATCATAGCTTGACTGGTTAGACTGGGCTTGAGAGCCTTGCTGAGTTGACGGAGCCTGAGAAGGGGCTGGTTGACTAGGAGTTGCTTGTTCTTGTCTTGATTCAGGGGCTGGTTTCGCTTGTGACTGATCTGCTGTTGTAGAAGATTGATCAGAAGATGCTTGAGCTTTTTCAGATGAAGCTGAGCTTGAAGATTTTTGAGTCTTGCTTTCTTTGTTAGAAGAAGCTGCTTTAGAACTTGATGATTGGCTTGTCTTTGCAGAGCTGCTGGTTTGAGTGGTTTCGTTTTTATTTCCACAAGCTCCCAGTAGCAAGGTAGAAGCCAATACAGTTGCTGCCATCAATTTGATATAGGTTTTCTTTTTCATTTTTCGCTCCTTTGTAATATTTTTGAAACACCAAGAAATCTTTTTGTAATATAATTGTAACATTAGGCTTTAGATCTGTCAACTATTTAGAGAAACTAGTTTAAAAATTTCAGCAAATTGAATTAAAATTGTTCCCTCCACCATTTCTATTCGTAATCAAAACGAAAAAATAGAAAATTTCTTAGATTAGAGTCATTTTTTTTACATCACTCTTGTGTAATCGCTTGCATGATTTTGGATAAAGGCCTACAGTACTATTGAAATAGGATAAAAACATCTAATAATAGCAAATAAAGAGGCCGGGACAAAGTTCCCGACCTCACTTTTTATTTCAATTGATAGGTTTTTCTTGGTTTCTTTTTGGGTACTCGTTTGAGTCCAACTTCTTCTACATATTCGCCGTATTTTACGAGAAAGTTATTGCTGACGATGGGGCGACCGGGGTTGATGAGATTGACCAGTTCAGTTCCCTCGTAGACAGTGAACTCTTCCTCTAGCAGATAGAGGAAGGTTGGATTCCAGTCGAGACGGCCTTGGATTCGTTTGATGGATTCTTGGATAATGGCATAATGGTCAAAGGCAAAGGCTCTCTCGTCCAGCTCGACTCCCTCAAGGTAGCATTTGCCTGTCTGGAAATCGACATCTACAAAAACCACATCCTTGGCATCGTCACCTGCCTGAACCAGTTCTAATGCACGACTAGGTAGGTACACTAAGTGGGCAATGGTCACTGTCCAGCCCCGTGGATCACGACCGGGGGTCGATACGGTCATCAATTGCTCGATTTTTTCCAAAGGTAGATCGAGATCGACTTCTTCTCTCACCTCGCGTTGACAGGCATGTGCAGCATCTTCTCCCTTGTCCATAAAGCCTCCAACTAAGGCCAAACAGTTTTGATAAGGGTGGGCCTTGCGACGAATTAATAAGAGTTTGATCTTTCCTTCAACAAAGCAGTAGGCTACCATATCCACCGTCACACTTGGTTTTTCGTATTGAGGGAGTTCCTGCTTGTAGTACCAATCCAAAAACTCCTCCTGACTGGCATGGATTTCATAATATTCTTTTTCCGTCATCCCTTCTGGAATCTTTATGTCTGCCATCTTATGCCTCCTTTCGAACTGCCTTAGTCCATTGGTACCAACCCACTAGACTGTTGAGTGTGTAAACCCAGTACATCCCTTGAATGTGGATATTTTCACCCCACCAGAGATAGATACTAAAGAGATTGGTTGCAATCCAGAAAATCCATTGCTCACGGTAGAGACGTGTCATCAAGAGCTGACCAACACCATTGGTCGCATCGGTTACACTATCACGGAAAGGTCGAGCACTATTGATACTTTGATAAGCCAAGCCCATACCAATCCAGATAATAGCAGTCAAGGCCAAGTACTTGAGCCAGTCAAGAACAGATAATTTCTTAGCTTCAAAGTGGGATTCTTCTGGTTTTTCCTGTTCATTGATACGATTGGACAGCCAAGCATAAAGACCAATCGGCTGCATGACAAAGAAGTAAACAGTCGTCAAGACTTCTCCATAAAAAGTCGCATTCATGGCCAAGATCAAGTAGATTGCCGAGTTAATGGCCCCAAAGAGATAATTGCTTGCACGCCCTTCTGCTACTAGGATAACACAGACAATCCCAGTCCAGGATGCAAATAAGCTCAGCCAATCATGACTTTGCGTATTTTGCGTGAATTCCAAGATCAAGGGAACACTTGACAGGGCAATGAGATACAACCACTGGAAAAGGCTACGGCCGACAAAGAGATCTTTCCATAGCAAGCGCATGATCCCTGCAAAACCGATCTTACGGGCTTCGGCATGGACATTTTTAAAGTTTTCGATAAATTGTGTGATTTTTTCAGTTAGTTTTTTCATATTTTTCTCCTAATCTGCTTGGTAAATGGCATCAATAGCCACTTTTGCTGCTTCATAATTGCCTAGATAATCCTCCGCTAGATAAACTAGTGGAATGTTGGTTAAATATATCTCTCTCATCTGATCCAAATGCTGGGAAAAACTGTAGCGAATGTGGTCTTCTGCCATGGTCATATCTCTAAACCCGTCATTAACATAGGAACCCACAGGCTGCACAAAGAGAATCAAATCCCATTTTTCCTTGGCCAAGATAGAGGCAAAGAGATTGTCAAAGGTTTCTCCTGATAAGTCCCCTTGGTCCTCAGTCTCCATGTAATAGTCATAGTAACCCTTGGTTACCAAGGAGTTGGTATCGGCTATCACTAGACCTCGATTGGCATTGCTGTCGATTAGTTTTGAGGTCTGGTCATACTGTCCCAACAGGAGATAGTAGTAATCCTTTGGAGTCAATTCATCATCGCGGACGTTATTTTTAATCTGATACTCACGCGCGTATTCCAGACTGACGGGCGCATCGTAATACCTAGCCAAATCCTTTGCTAAAGTAGTCTTCCCATTGCTGGCACTTCCCATAATCAACACTTTCTTTGTAAACTGACGACGGAAGGGTTGAGCGATGTATTTCCAATATTTGCTTGGATTTTCTCGAATCATAGTCGCCGTGATACCAAACTTTCTTTCTTGCAGAACGGTCTCAAATCCACGTTTAGCTAGCTCTTGCTGGTATTCTTCTTCTCCCACAAAAAAAGTCAGTTCTTGCTGGGTTTCATCATAGGAAATCTCCGCTAACATCTGGTCCAACCACTCCTGCCAGCCCATAGGATAACGGGGAAGATTGGTCTCATCCAGCTTGCAGACAGAGGTCAACTCGTCATCACGAAAAGCCTCTCGGATATAGCGAAATCGTTTTTGCAATGTCAACCCAACCTGCTCACCACGGTCTCCCTCATAGCCTGACACGACTACCCAGACCTGCTCACACTGACGCTTCGCTCGCTGAATCAGATCGATATGCCCTTGATGAAGCGGAGCAAATGTTCCAAACACCACTGCAGTTTTCTTTTTCATAAACGTTTTACCTTTTTATAATTTTTGATATTTTTATTTTCTATGTTTTTATTATATACTATATTTTTGTTTTGTCAATAGTTTTTTTATCATTTTTTATAAAAAAGTAGCAAAAAAGAATCAGGATTGCTCCTGACTCTCCATTTTTAAGCAATATCAAATTTTAATTGACCAGCTTTGACACCGATCTTGAGGGTTCTTCCTGCTACCAGTTCTCCCTTAAGGAGGAGTTCTGCCAACTTGTCTTCCACTTCTGTTTGCAGGGTTCTAC
Above is a window of Streptococcus oralis subsp. dentisani DNA encoding:
- the glpO gene encoding type 1 glycerol-3-phosphate oxidase, which encodes MEFSKKTRELSIKKMQERTLDLLIIGGGITGAGVALQAAASGLDTGLIEMQDFAEGTSSRSTKLVHGGLRYLKQFDVEVVSDTVSERAVVQQIAPHIPKPDPMLLPVYDEDGATFSLFRLKVAMDLYDLLAGVSNTPAANKVLSKDQVLERQPNLKKEGLVGGGVYLDFRNNDARLVIENIKRANQDGALIANHVKAEGFLFDESGKITGVVARDLLTDQVFEIKARLAINTTGPWSDKVRNLSNKGTQFSQMRPTKGVHLVVDSSKIKVSQPVYFDTGLGDGRMVFVLPRENKTYFGTTDTDYTGDLEHPKVTQEDVDYLLGIVNNRFPEANITIDDIESSWAGLRPLIAGNSASDYNGGNNGAISDESFNSLIATVEAYLSKEKTREDVESAVSKLESSTSEKHLDPSAVSRGSSLDRDDNGLLTLAGGKITDYRKMAEGAMERVVDILKVEFDRSFKLINSKTYPVSGGELNPANVDSEIEAFAQLGVSRGLDSKEAQYLANLYGSNAPKVFALAHSLEQAPGLSLADTLSLHYAMRNELALSPVDFLLRRTNHMLFMRDSLDSIVEPVLDEMGRFYDWTEEEKVAYRADVEAALANNDLAALKN
- the glpK gene encoding glycerol kinase GlpK — protein: MSQEKYIMAIDQGTTSSRAIIFNKKGEKVSSSQKEFTQIFPQAGWVEHNANEIWNSVQSVIAGAFIESGVKPSQIKAIGITNQRETTVVWDKKTGLPIYNAIVWQSRQTAPLAEQLKSQGYVEKFHEKTGLIIDAYFSATKVRWILDHVEGAQERAEKGELLFGTIDTWLVWKLTDGAAHVTDYSNAARTMLYNIKELKWDDEILEILNIPKAMLPEVRSNSEIYGKTAPFHFYGGEVPISGMAGDQQAALFGQLAFEPGMVKNTYGTGSFIIMNTGEEMQLSENNLLTTIGYGINGKVYYALEGSIFIAGSAIQWLRDGLRMVENSPESEKYALNSHNNDEVYVVPAFTGLGAPYWNQNARGSVFGLTRGTSKEDFIKATLQSIAYQVRDIIDTMQVDAQTAIQVLKVDGGAAMNNFLMQFQADILGIDIARAKNLETTALGAAFLAGLSVGYWKDLDELKLLNETGELFEPSMNESRKEQLYKGWKKAVKATQVFAEIDD
- a CDS encoding helix-turn-helix domain-containing protein → MYLGDLMEKAESGQFLVLSFLLQDSQTTVKKAMEETGFSKATLTKYISLINENALERGLELTIHLEDENLRLSIGAATKGREIRSLFLDNAIKYQILVYLLYHQQFLAHQLTQELMISEATLGRHLASLNQILSEFDLSIQNGRWRGPEHQIRYFYFCLFRKVWSSREWEGHMQKAERKQEIASLEEICGASLSSGQKLDLVLWAHISQQRLRVNACQFQVIEEKMRGYFDNIFYLRLLRKAPSFFAGQHIPLGTEDGEMMIFFSFLLSHRILPLHTMEYILGFGGELAALLTQMIQEMKKEELLGDYTEDHVTYELSQLCGQVYLYKGYILQDQYRYQTENRHPYLLMEHDFRGTAERIFHILSAFHQGTDLDKKILWEWLQLIEYMAENGGQHMRIGLDLTSGFLVFSRMAAILKRYLEYNRFITIEAYDPSRHYDLLITNNPIHKKEQTLVYYLKNDLDMEDLAKIRQMLFA
- the hslO gene encoding Hsp33 family molecular chaperone HslO; this translates as MDKIIKTISESGAFRAFVLDSTETVRTAQEKHQTQASSTVALGRTLIASQILAANEKGNTKLTVKVLGTSSLGAIITVADTKGNVKGYVQNPGVDIKKTATGEVLVGPFVGNGQFLVITDYGTGNPYNSMTPLISGEIGEDLAYYLTESQQTPSAVGLNVLLDKDDKVEVAGGFLLQVLPGAKEEEIARFEKRIQEMPAISTLLESDDHIESLLKAIYGDESYKRLSEEEIRFQCDCSKDRFLNALASLPNSDLEEMKAEDHGAEITCQFCQTTYNFDENDLEELIHDKS
- the dusB gene encoding tRNA dihydrouridine synthase DusB, translating into MTNLNTPFMIGNVEIPNRTVLAPMAGVTNSAFRTIAKELGAGLVVMEMVSDKGIQYNNEKTLHMLHIDEGENPVSIQLFGSDEDSLARAAEFIQENTKTDIVDINMGCPVNKIVKNEAGAMWLKDPDKIYSIINKVQSVLDIPLTVKMRTGWADPSLAVENALAAEAAGVSALAMHGRTREQMYTGHADLETLHKVAQALTKIPFIANGDIRTVQEAKQRIEEVGADAVMIGRAAMGNPYLFNQINHYFETGEILPDLTFEDKMKIAYEHLKRLINLKGENVAVREFRGLAPHYLRGTSGAAKLRGAISQASTLAEIEELLQLDKV
- a CDS encoding NUDIX domain-containing protein, whose translation is MADIKIPEGMTEKEYYEIHASQEEFLDWYYKQELPQYEKPSVTVDMVAYCFVEGKIKLLLIRRKAHPYQNCLALVGGFMDKGEDAAHACQREVREEVDLDLPLEKIEQLMTVSTPGRDPRGWTVTIAHLVYLPSRALELVQAGDDAKDVVFVDVDFQTGKCYLEGVELDERAFAFDHYAIIQESIKRIQGRLDWNPTFLYLLEEEFTVYEGTELVNLINPGRPIVSNNFLVKYGEYVEEVGLKRVPKKKPRKTYQLK
- the pnuC gene encoding nicotinamide riboside transporter PnuC yields the protein MKKLTEKITQFIENFKNVHAEARKIGFAGIMRLLWKDLFVGRSLFQWLYLIALSSVPLILEFTQNTQSHDWLSLFASWTGIVCVILVAEGRASNYLFGAINSAIYLILAMNATFYGEVLTTVYFFVMQPIGLYAWLSNRINEQEKPEESHFEAKKLSVLDWLKYLALTAIIWIGMGLAYQSINSARPFRDSVTDATNGVGQLLMTRLYREQWIFWIATNLFSIYLWWGENIHIQGMYWVYTLNSLVGWYQWTKAVRKEA
- a CDS encoding AAA family ATPase, which encodes MKKKTAVVFGTFAPLHQGHIDLIQRAKRQCEQVWVVVSGYEGDRGEQVGLTLQKRFRYIREAFRDDELTSVCKLDETNLPRYPMGWQEWLDQMLAEISYDETQQELTFFVGEEEYQQELAKRGFETVLQERKFGITATMIRENPSKYWKYIAQPFRRQFTKKVLIMGSASNGKTTLAKDLARYYDAPVSLEYAREYQIKNNVRDDELTPKDYYYLLLGQYDQTSKLIDSNANRGLVIADTNSLVTKGYYDYYMETEDQGDLSGETFDNLFASILAKEKWDLILFVQPVGSYVNDGFRDMTMAEDHIRYSFSQHLDQMREIYLTNIPLVYLAEDYLGNYEAAKVAIDAIYQAD